In Cryptomeria japonica chromosome 10, Sugi_1.0, whole genome shotgun sequence, a genomic segment contains:
- the LOC131030119 gene encoding classical arabinogalactan protein 7 — translation MGKFGAMVAIVLVLGMIGHSLAQAPAASPAKSPVASPTTSAVPTPAKTPTPSASPAPSSSPLASSPAPALSPAVAPSSEVSAPPPSAGAPTTVSSPAPSVQSPGPSSDGVIPSAASATAVQKIAIFGAALLGGVAFLV, via the coding sequence atggGTAAATTCGGTGCAATGGTGGCCATTGTTTTGGTATTGGGGATGATCGGTCATTCTCTTGCGCAGGCTCCAGCAGCTTCACCCGCAAAATCACCAGTGGCATCGCCCACAACGTCAGCGGTTCCAACCCCAGCAAAAACACCCACGCCATCGGCATCTCCAGCGCCTTCATCCTCCCCTCTGGCCTCCTCCCCTGCACCTGCTTTGTCCCCTGCTGTTGCACCTTCTTCAGAAGTCTCTGCCCCTCCCCCCTCAGCTGGAGCTCCCACAACTGTTTCTTCCCCTGCCCCCTCTGTTCAATCCCCAGGCCCATCTTCAGATGGCGTCATTCCTTCTGCCGCCTCTGCTACCGCCGTACAAAAAATAGCCATCTTTGGAGCTGCTCTGCTCGGAGGTGTCGCGTTTCTTGTGTAA